CCGCAACGGAAGCGCCCTCGGGAACGACCTCCGCGAGAACGGCGAAGTTCAAAATGTGACGGTCCCACAAGCGGGGCACCTCCCGCGGACCGATGAGCCCCCGAACCGTCGCATGTTCCGCGAGCCACGAGTGGTACCGGTCGGCTACGTCGGCCCGGTCACCGAAGAGCGACTCGATCGCTTGAGTTGGCCGCTCAGGCGTTTCGCTTTGCACACCGTCACCCTCGCGCGTGCTCTTCATCTGATCCTCTTCTACCGAACCGCTGTCCGGAGCATGCTCTTGCGGTTGCGCCATGGCCATTCCATCCCATCCTCGTTCTGTGGCAAGCAAGCCAATGTTTCACGTGAAACTTCGGACGACCATCACCCGCCATCCAAATCACGTCAATGTAATTTCGTGGGCCCAGGCCCGCTCCGCCGATGCGGCGCTCGACGCGGAGCCCAAACGCGAAACGCAGACCGGGAAACCGGGTACGTCGGCGCAAAGCTGTCAACGATGAGCATCTGCGCACCGCCGAAACCGGTCAACCGGAGAGCCTCCACTCCCAGTCACCGCAACGCCTGCACTCGCAGCCGCCGCATCGCCTTCACTCAGAGTCTACGGGCACGAAAAAGCCGCCCCACCAATGCGGTGGAGCGGCTTTCATTTACGCGCGTAGACGGAAAGCGTCAGGGGCTACCTTCTGCCCTTGCGGGTCTTCTTGCTTCGCTTCCGCTGTCCCGGTGCGGGCTTCTGGCCCGGCGCCGGCTTCGACGACTGCGCCGGAGCCTCGGCTACCGTCACGGCATCGTCGTCAGCCGAAGCCGTCGCCTTGGCGGAAGCATCCGCATCGACGGATGCCGCGCTCTGCCCCTCCGCCTGCTTCTCGCCCGGCCCCGCATTCTTGGCGGTGGGGGACTGGGGGAGGTGGCTGCGCTTCTTGCCGCCCTTCTTCGGGTTGTTCGGCTTCACGCCGACCTTGGGCGCCATCTTCTCCTGGGAGATGCGCTTGGCTTCCTTCTCGGCCTCCAGCTCCGCGGCTTCCTCGCGGTCGATCTTGGCGAAGATGTACTTCTGCTGGAAGTAGGTCCACACGTTGTTCGTGACCATGTAGACGAGCAGGCCGATGTGCCACAGGAAGCCGGTCGCCAGAATCATGATGGGCATGAACCAGAGCATCATCTTGTTCATCATGTCCATCTGCTGGCCCATCATGCCCTCCTGCTGCTGCTGGAGGCCGGCCGCCTGGCGCCGCTTGGTCCGGTTGATGGACATGCGGGCGTTGAAGTGGATCGTCGCCGCGGAGATGAGCATCAGCGGGATCGCCACGATCATGATGTCCGTGCGCGTGAAGTCCGCGGCGGCACCCGGCTGGGTGAAGGCCGCGTACTGCGACTCGTCCATGCCGACCGATCCCGACAGCGGAGCGTTGAACACGCGGGCGAGGAGGAAGGAGCGGACGTCCTCGACCTGGAAGAAGTAGTTCGGGGTGTTCCAGTTCTCATCGACGGACATGCCCGACTGGCCGACGGCCGCAGCGCCCTGGCCGGTGCGGTTGAACGACCGGAGCACGTGGAACAGACCGATGAACACCGGCATCTGGACGAGCAGCGGAAGACAGCCGGCCAGCGGGTTGACGCCCATCTCTTTCTGGAGCTTGCGCATCTCCAGCGCCTGGGCCTGCTGGTCGTTCTTGTACTTCTGCTTGATCTCGGCCATCTTCGGCTGCATCTTCTGCATCTTGATGGCGGATCGCTGCTGCTTTAGCATCGGCTTGATCAGCAGGATTCGGAT
This genomic stretch from Corynebacterium hansenii harbors:
- the yidC gene encoding membrane protein insertase YidC, whose protein sequence is MLNFVYWPISAVLWFWHQAFGLVLNPASGISWVLAIMLLVATIRILLIKPMLKQQRSAIKMQKMQPKMAEIKQKYKNDQQAQALEMRKLQKEMGVNPLAGCLPLLVQMPVFIGLFHVLRSFNRTGQGAAAVGQSGMSVDENWNTPNYFFQVEDVRSFLLARVFNAPLSGSVGMDESQYAAFTQPGAAADFTRTDIMIVAIPLMLISAATIHFNARMSINRTKRRQAAGLQQQQEGMMGQQMDMMNKMMLWFMPIMILATGFLWHIGLLVYMVTNNVWTYFQQKYIFAKIDREEAAELEAEKEAKRISQEKMAPKVGVKPNNPKKGGKKRSHLPQSPTAKNAGPGEKQAEGQSAASVDADASAKATASADDDAVTVAEAPAQSSKPAPGQKPAPGQRKRSKKTRKGRR